A genome region from Scleropages formosus chromosome 6, fSclFor1.1, whole genome shotgun sequence includes the following:
- the vsig8a gene encoding V-set and immunoglobulin domain-containing protein 8a isoform X1 produces MFEHHLHLHPTSNRSSEERPHVSIMSPWALTCSALIFYLNAGATVAMQVTSTGPQTIQKAQGDNVTLGCEYTVGPSDIGELDIEWSSVSPDTTQKDELIISFTGNQKYTHGTLALAEGVDFTATDPSKGDASVTISSLTSAHTGTYQCKVRKGPGVDMRKVTLVVLVRPSAPKCWMEGSETVGGAISLHCKSSEGTTPITYVWKKGSAGVLPPNVTQNSVTGELLIANHSESSEGTYQCEAQNAVGTSRCRFILHVVRPPNKSGVIVGIVVGVFLLVILLLMFIWFLFCLWDKRRYQKKVANEIREDATAHLSRTPSRFSGRRSMAAYSSVRSTTSRASGRRSPDSWLLGAGPENRYSYPG; encoded by the exons ATGTTCGAACATCATCTGCATCTCCATCCAACTTCTAACAGATCTTCAGAGGAGCGGCCCCATGTGTCTATCATGTCCCCCTGGGCTCTGACCTGCAGTGCACTAATATTTTACCTGAACGCAG GGGCCACTGTTGCAATGCAGGTGACCTCCACAGGCCCTCAAACCATCCAGAAGGCACAAGGAGATAATGTAACCCTGGGATGCGAATACACAGTGGGGCCCTCTGACATCGGGGAACTGGACATTGAGTGGTCCAGCGTGAGTCCGGACACAACTCAGAAGGACGAGCTG ATTATATCATTTACCGGCAACCAGAAGTATACACATGGCACCTTGGCCCTGGCAGAGGGTGTGGACTTCACCGCCACCGACCCCTCCAAGGGTGATGCCTCTGTCACCATCTCTTCGCTGACCAGCGCCCACACAGGGACCTATCAGTGCAAAGTGAGGAAGGGTCCAGGGGTGGACATGCGCAAGGTCACACTGGTGGTACTCG TGCGGCCATCAGCACCTAAGTGTTGGATGGAGGGCAGTGAGACAGTAGGGGGCGCTATCTCCCTGCACTGCAAGTCATCTGAAGGCACCACCCCAATTACCTACGTTTGGAAGAAAGGGAGTGCTGGGGTTCTTCCCCCCAACGTCACACAAA ACAGTGTGACGGGAGAGCTGCTCATCGCCAACCACTCTGAAAGCTCAGAGGGCACATACCAGTGTGAGGCGCAGAACGCTGTGGGAACCTCTCGCTGCCGCTTCATCCTGCACGTCGTCAGGC CCCCTAACAAGTCTGGTGTGATCGTGGGCATTGTTGTTGGGGTCTTCCTGCTCGTGATCCTGCTTCTGATGTTCATCTGGTTCCTGTTCTGTCTGTGGGACAAGAGACGCTATCAGAAGAAGGTGGCCAATGAGATCAG GGAAGATGCCACAGCTCACTTGAGTCGAACCCCGAGCCGCTTCTCTGGACGCCGTTCTATGGCAGCCTACAGCTCCGTGAGATCCACTACCTCCCGTGCATCTGGACGCAGGTCTCCGGACTCCTGGTTGCTCGGGGCGGGACCTGAAAACAGATACAGCTACCCAGGCTAA
- the vsig8a gene encoding V-set and immunoglobulin domain-containing protein 8a isoform X3 — translation MQVTSTGPQTIQKAQGDNVTLGCEYTVGPSDIGELDIEWSSVSPDTTQKDELIISFTGNQKYTHGTLALAEGVDFTATDPSKGDASVTISSLTSAHTGTYQCKVRKGPGVDMRKVTLVVLVRPSAPKCWMEGSETVGGAISLHCKSSEGTTPITYVWKKGSAGVLPPNVTQNSVTGELLIANHSESSEGTYQCEAQNAVGTSRCRFILHVVRPPNKSGVIVGIVVGVFLLVILLLMFIWFLFCLWDKRRYQKKVANEIREDATAHLSRTPSRFSGRRSMAAYSSVRSTTSRASGRRSPDSWLLGAGPENRYSYPG, via the exons ATGCAGGTGACCTCCACAGGCCCTCAAACCATCCAGAAGGCACAAGGAGATAATGTAACCCTGGGATGCGAATACACAGTGGGGCCCTCTGACATCGGGGAACTGGACATTGAGTGGTCCAGCGTGAGTCCGGACACAACTCAGAAGGACGAGCTG ATTATATCATTTACCGGCAACCAGAAGTATACACATGGCACCTTGGCCCTGGCAGAGGGTGTGGACTTCACCGCCACCGACCCCTCCAAGGGTGATGCCTCTGTCACCATCTCTTCGCTGACCAGCGCCCACACAGGGACCTATCAGTGCAAAGTGAGGAAGGGTCCAGGGGTGGACATGCGCAAGGTCACACTGGTGGTACTCG TGCGGCCATCAGCACCTAAGTGTTGGATGGAGGGCAGTGAGACAGTAGGGGGCGCTATCTCCCTGCACTGCAAGTCATCTGAAGGCACCACCCCAATTACCTACGTTTGGAAGAAAGGGAGTGCTGGGGTTCTTCCCCCCAACGTCACACAAA ACAGTGTGACGGGAGAGCTGCTCATCGCCAACCACTCTGAAAGCTCAGAGGGCACATACCAGTGTGAGGCGCAGAACGCTGTGGGAACCTCTCGCTGCCGCTTCATCCTGCACGTCGTCAGGC CCCCTAACAAGTCTGGTGTGATCGTGGGCATTGTTGTTGGGGTCTTCCTGCTCGTGATCCTGCTTCTGATGTTCATCTGGTTCCTGTTCTGTCTGTGGGACAAGAGACGCTATCAGAAGAAGGTGGCCAATGAGATCAG GGAAGATGCCACAGCTCACTTGAGTCGAACCCCGAGCCGCTTCTCTGGACGCCGTTCTATGGCAGCCTACAGCTCCGTGAGATCCACTACCTCCCGTGCATCTGGACGCAGGTCTCCGGACTCCTGGTTGCTCGGGGCGGGACCTGAAAACAGATACAGCTACCCAGGCTAA
- the vsig8a gene encoding V-set and immunoglobulin domain-containing protein 8a isoform X2, which produces MAGPVSCHPTTRSSEERPHVSIMSPWALTCSALIFYLNAGATVAMQVTSTGPQTIQKAQGDNVTLGCEYTVGPSDIGELDIEWSSVSPDTTQKDELIISFTGNQKYTHGTLALAEGVDFTATDPSKGDASVTISSLTSAHTGTYQCKVRKGPGVDMRKVTLVVLVRPSAPKCWMEGSETVGGAISLHCKSSEGTTPITYVWKKGSAGVLPPNVTQNSVTGELLIANHSESSEGTYQCEAQNAVGTSRCRFILHVVRPPNKSGVIVGIVVGVFLLVILLLMFIWFLFCLWDKRRYQKKVANEIREDATAHLSRTPSRFSGRRSMAAYSSVRSTTSRASGRRSPDSWLLGAGPENRYSYPG; this is translated from the exons ATGGCAGGGCCTGTGAGTTGCCACCCGACCACCAG ATCTTCAGAGGAGCGGCCCCATGTGTCTATCATGTCCCCCTGGGCTCTGACCTGCAGTGCACTAATATTTTACCTGAACGCAG GGGCCACTGTTGCAATGCAGGTGACCTCCACAGGCCCTCAAACCATCCAGAAGGCACAAGGAGATAATGTAACCCTGGGATGCGAATACACAGTGGGGCCCTCTGACATCGGGGAACTGGACATTGAGTGGTCCAGCGTGAGTCCGGACACAACTCAGAAGGACGAGCTG ATTATATCATTTACCGGCAACCAGAAGTATACACATGGCACCTTGGCCCTGGCAGAGGGTGTGGACTTCACCGCCACCGACCCCTCCAAGGGTGATGCCTCTGTCACCATCTCTTCGCTGACCAGCGCCCACACAGGGACCTATCAGTGCAAAGTGAGGAAGGGTCCAGGGGTGGACATGCGCAAGGTCACACTGGTGGTACTCG TGCGGCCATCAGCACCTAAGTGTTGGATGGAGGGCAGTGAGACAGTAGGGGGCGCTATCTCCCTGCACTGCAAGTCATCTGAAGGCACCACCCCAATTACCTACGTTTGGAAGAAAGGGAGTGCTGGGGTTCTTCCCCCCAACGTCACACAAA ACAGTGTGACGGGAGAGCTGCTCATCGCCAACCACTCTGAAAGCTCAGAGGGCACATACCAGTGTGAGGCGCAGAACGCTGTGGGAACCTCTCGCTGCCGCTTCATCCTGCACGTCGTCAGGC CCCCTAACAAGTCTGGTGTGATCGTGGGCATTGTTGTTGGGGTCTTCCTGCTCGTGATCCTGCTTCTGATGTTCATCTGGTTCCTGTTCTGTCTGTGGGACAAGAGACGCTATCAGAAGAAGGTGGCCAATGAGATCAG GGAAGATGCCACAGCTCACTTGAGTCGAACCCCGAGCCGCTTCTCTGGACGCCGTTCTATGGCAGCCTACAGCTCCGTGAGATCCACTACCTCCCGTGCATCTGGACGCAGGTCTCCGGACTCCTGGTTGCTCGGGGCGGGACCTGAAAACAGATACAGCTACCCAGGCTAA